Within the Haloarcula sp. H-GB4 genome, the region TAGAGAGAGGTGAATGCGTCTCTCATTCGATGATGGCACGCTTTTGCTTGAAGACGCGCCTGAGGCTGTGCCGTATGCCGAATGGGATGACCGCGTCGGCGAGCATCGGGCGCAGGCACAGCACTATCGTCCTATCCGAAAGTGGGCAACCGAGTCCGATGGACAAGTGACCCTCGAAGAATCCACAGCGACTGTCGATGAGATAGAGGACGACGCTCGTGCCTACTCAGACTTCTATCTCACACCGTCTGTCGCTATCGAACCACGGGAGTACCAGCAAGACGCTCTCTCGGCGTGGCAGGACAATGGCCGACAGGGGAGTGTTATTCTTCCAACAGGGAGCGGGAAAACGTTCCTCGCTGTCCAAGCTATTGCGGATGCAGGCGTGAGTACGCTCGTGGTTGTGCCAACCATCGACCTGATGAACCAGTGGCACGCGACTCTCACCAACGCTTTCGGTGACCAGCTCCCAGACGGTGTGGGCGTTCTCGGTGGTGGCAGCCATAATATAGCGGACATCACGGTGACAACCTACGACTCTGCCTACCGCTATATCAACGAGTATGGCGATCAGTTCGGGCTTCTCGTTGTAGACGAGGTACACCACCTACCAGCGCCGACATATCAGCAGATCCCCGAGATGACGATTGCACCGTATCGACTCGGACTCACAGCTACGTACGAGCGTGCCGATGGAGCACACGAAGAATTGGAGGACTTGCTTGGAACGGTTGTCTATCGGGAAGCGGTTGATGAACTTGCTGGGGAGTATCTCAGCGAATACGAGACCATTCATCTCCAAGTCGAACTCACAGACGAGGAACGGACAACGTACGACGAGGAGTACCAGATATACCGTGACTACGTGGACAGCCACGATTTCGAGCTCTGGAAGGAGAACGGATATCAGGAGTTCCTCAAACGCACGTCGTATGACCCGCAGGGACGACGGGCGCTTATTGCCAAGCAACGGGCGGAAAACATCGCCCGTACTGCTGAAAAGAAACTGGATACCCTTGACAATCTCCTGAAGCGACACTACAACGACCGAACCATCATCTTCACAGCCAACAATGAGTTCGCGTACGAGATCTCCCAAGAGTTTGTCGTCCCCTGTATCACACACCAAACTGAGACCGACGAACGCACAGAGATCTTGGAGCGGTTTCGGACGGGCGAGT harbors:
- a CDS encoding DEAD/DEAH box helicase family protein; translation: MRLSFDDGTLLLEDAPEAVPYAEWDDRVGEHRAQAQHYRPIRKWATESDGQVTLEESTATVDEIEDDARAYSDFYLTPSVAIEPREYQQDALSAWQDNGRQGSVILPTGSGKTFLAVQAIADAGVSTLVVVPTIDLMNQWHATLTNAFGDQLPDGVGVLGGGSHNIADITVTTYDSAYRYINEYGDQFGLLVVDEVHHLPAPTYQQIPEMTIAPYRLGLTATYERADGAHEELEDLLGTVVYREAVDELAGEYLSEYETIHLQVELTDEERTTYDEEYQIYRDYVDSHDFELWKENGYQEFLKRTSYDPQGRRALIAKQRAENIARTAEKKLDTLDNLLKRHYNDRTIIFTANNEFAYEISQEFVVPCITHQTETDERTEILERFRTGEYSMLATSQVLDEGIDVPSANVGIILSGSASKRQYAQRLGRILRPTDDRQPARLYEIIAEDTVETYVSEQRRQGVAANADS